One window from the genome of Oryctolagus cuniculus chromosome 1, mOryCun1.1, whole genome shotgun sequence encodes:
- the OR51G2 gene encoding olfactory receptor 51G2: MALGFLGNSSGLSSTFLLTGIPGLEHTHIWISIPLCFLYLVSILGNCTILFIIKTEPSLHEPMYLFLSMLALTDLGLSLCTIPTVLGIFWVGARDIGHDACFAQLFFIHCLSFLESSVLLSMAFDRFVAICRPLHYASILTNTVIGRIGLASLGRSVALIFPLPFMLKRFPYCGSPVLSHSYCLHQEVMKLACGDIKANSIYGMFVIVSTVGVDSLLILFSYAMILRTVLSIASRAERLKALNTCVSHICAVLLFYIPMIGLSVIHRFGKQAPHLVQVIMGFVYLLCPPLMNPIVYSVKTKQIRDRVTHAFCC, encoded by the coding sequence ATGGCCCTGGgcttcctgggaaacagcagcGGCCTTTCCTCTACCTTTCTGCTGACTGGCATTCCTGGGCTGGAGCACACGCACATCTGGATCTCCATCCCTCTGTGCTTCCTGTACCTAGTTTCCATCCTGGGAAACTGCACCATTCTTTTTATCATCAAAACAGAGCCCTCGCTTCATGAGCCCATGTACCTCTTCCTATCCATGCTGGCTCTCACAGATCTGGGTCTGTCCCTCTGCACCATCCCTACGGTGCTGGGCATCTTTTGGGTTGGGGCACGAGATATCGGTCATGACGCCTGTTTTGCCCAGCTCTTCTTCATTCACTGCTTGTCCTTCTTGGAGTCCTCCGTGCTGCTGTCCATGGCCTTTGAtcgctttgtggccatttgccgCCCCTTGCACTATGCTTCCATCCTCACCAACACGGTTATTGGCAGGATTggcctggcttccctgggccgtaGTGTGGCACTCATTTTCCCCTTGCCTTTCATGCTCAAAAGATTCCCCTACTGTGGCTCCCCTGTCCTTTCACACTCCTATTGTCTCCACCAAGAAGTAATGAAATTGGCCTGTGGAGACATCAAGGCAAATAGCATCTATGGCATGTTTGTCATTGTTTCCACGGTGGGTGTGGACTCACTGCTCATTCTCTTCTCTTACGCCATGATCCTGCGCACTGTGCTCTCCATTGCCTCCAGGGCCGAGAGACTCAAAGCTCTTAACACGTGTGTTTCCCACATCTGTGCTGTTCTCCTCTTCTACATCCCCATGATTGGTTTGTCTGTCATCCACCGCTTTGGGAAGCAGGCACCCCATCTGGTCCAGGTGATCATGGGTTTTGTGTACCTTCTATGCCCTCCCCTGATGAATCCCATTGTCTACAGTGTGAAGACCAAACAGATCCGAGACCGGGTGACCCATGCCTTTTGTTGCTAA
- the OR51A7 gene encoding olfactory receptor 51A7, whose amino-acid sequence MSVFNDSEVKFFLLIGLPGLEHAHIWISIPICLMYLVAIIGNSTILFIIKTEPSLHEPMYYFLAMLAVSDMGLSLSSLPTMLRIFLFSAMEISPNACFAQEFFIHGFTVMESSVLLIMSLDQFLAIHNPLRYSSILTSKTVAKVGLILAIRSIILVLPFPFTLRRLKYCQKNILSHSYCLHQDTMKLACSDNRINFIYGFFVALCTMLDFMLIALSYVMILRTVLSIASLAERLKALNTCVSHICAVLVFYVPIILLAAMHRFAKHKSPLVVILIADMFLLLPPLMNPIVYCVKTRQIREKVLGKLLHKCGR is encoded by the coding sequence ATGTCTGTTTTTAATGACTCTGAGGTcaaattttttcttctgattgGGCTTCCAGGGCTGGAACATGCCCACATTTGGATCTCTATTCCCATTTGCCTCATGTACCTGGTTGCTATCATAGGCAACTCTACTATCCTCTTCATCATAAAGACAGAACCCTCACTTCATGAACCTATGTATTATTTCCTTGCCATGTTGGCTGTCTCTGATATGGGGctgtccctctcctcccttcctacAATGTTGAGGATATTCTTGTTCAGTGCCATGGAAATTTCACCTAATGCCTGCTTCGCCCAAGAATTTTTCATCCATGGATTCACAGTCATGGAATCTTCAGTACTTCTAATTATGTCTTTGGACCAGTTTCTTGCTATTCACAATCCACTAAGGTATAGTTCTATCCTCACTAGCAAAACAGTTGCTAAAGTGGGACTAATCTTAGCCATTAGGAGCATTATTTTAGTGCTTCCATTCCCTTTCACCTTAAGAAGATTAAAATATTGTCAAAAGAATATCCTTTCTCACTCCTACTGTCTTCACCAGGATACTATGAAGTTGGCCTGCTCTGATAATAGGATCAACTTCATCTATGGCTTCTTTGTTGCTCTCTGTACCATGCTGGACTTCATGTTGATTGCTCTGTCTTATGTGATGATCTTGAGGACTGTTCTCAGCATTGCATCTCTGGCAGAGAGGTTAAAGGCCCTCAATACCTGTGTCTCCCATATCTGTGCTGTGCTTGTCTTCTATGTGCCCATCATTCTTCTGGCTGCTATGCATCgctttgcaaaacacaaaagccCCCTTGTTGTAATCCTCATTGCAGATATGTTCTTATTGCTGCCACCCTTGATGAACCCCATTGTGTACTGTGTAAAGACTCGACAAATACGGGAGAAGGTCCTGGGGAAGCTGCTTCACAAGTGTGGGAGATAA
- the OR51T1 gene encoding olfactory receptor 51T1 produces the protein MLIFNNTTSSSSNFLLTAFPGLELAHVWISIPVCCLYTIALLGNSMILFVIITERRLHKPMYYFLSMLSAVDLCLTITTLPTVLGVLWFHAREISFKACLIQMFFLHVFSFLESSVLVAMAFDRFMAICNPLEYATVLTDMMSLVIGLVICIREVIFMFPCVLAVKNMSFHEGQELSHPFCYHPDMIKYTLSNNWISSFWGLFILLYLNGTDLLFILFSYVLILRTVLSIVAPKKQQKALSTCVCHICAVTVFYVPMISLSLAHRFFSSTPRVLCSVLANIYLLLPPVLNPIIYSLKTKTIRQAMLQLLQSKGSWGLNVRGLRRSMD, from the coding sequence ATGTTAATTTTCAATAACACCACATCATCTTCCTCAAACTtcctcctcactgccttccctgggctggAACTTGCTCATGTTTGGATTTCCATTCCTGTCTGCTGTCTCTACACCATTGCCCTCTTGGGAAACAGCATGATCTTGTTTGTCATCATCACTGAGCGGAGACTGCACAAGCCCATGTACTATTTCCTGTCCATGCTCTCAGCTGTTGATCTGTGTCTGACCATCACAACCCTTCCCACGGTGCTTGGGGTTCTCTGGTTTCATGCCAGGGAGATCAGCTTTAAAGCTTGCCTCATTCAAATGTTCTTTTTGCATGTCTTCTCCTTCCTGGAGTCCTCAGTGCTGGTAGCCATGGCCTTTGACCGTTTCATGGCTATCTGTAACCCACTGGAATATGCAACCGTGCTCACAGACATGATGAGTCTGGTCATTGGACTGGTCATCTGCATACGAGAAGTGATTTTCATGTTCCCCTGTGTGCTAGCCGTGAAGAACATGTCCTTCCACGAAGGGCAAGAACTTTCCCACCCATTTTGCTACCACCCAGATATGATCAAATATACACTTTCCAACAACTGGATCAGCAGTTTCTGGGGTTTGTTTATTCTGCTCTACCTGAATGGCACAGATCTAttgttcattcttttctcttATGTCCTGATCCTACGTACTGTTCTGAGTATTGTGGCCCCCAAGAAACAGCAAAAAGCACTGAGCACCTGTGTCTGTCATATCTGTGCTGTTACTGTTTTCTATGTGCCGATGATCAGCCTGTCTCTGGCGCATCGCTTCTTCAGTTCCACGCCAAGAGTGCTCTGCAGTGTTTTGGCCAATATTTATCTGCTCCTACCACCTGTACTGAACCCTATCATTTATAGTTTGAAGACAAAGACGATCCGCCAGGCGATGTTACAGCTGCTCCAGTCCAAGGGTTCGTGGGGCCTAAATGTGAGGGGTCTTCGAAGAAGCATGGACTAA